The Candidatus Parvarchaeota archaeon DNA window CAATAGTAAGCGAAGAGGGGGCCGCAGGGGGCCACAGTGGGTTTAAAAAGATTAGATTTCTGAAAGAAGTGCCTGCTTTTAGGGGATTGGACAATAACATTTACGGCCCTTACAAGCCCGGGGACGAGACTGCGGTTCCAGAAAGCGAAAGTTCGGGCTTGGTGAAAGGCAAGTATGCGCAAGTTCTCTAGGCAAGGCACATGCGCGTGTGCTCCTTGAGGCGTGTGAAAGAGACGATGGTACAAACTTTAACGGTGATAAGATGGAATTTCCAAAGGAAGTGAATACGTATTGCCCCCACTGCAAAAAGCACACTGCCCACAAGGCCAGGCTTGCTGCAAAAGGCAGGGCGAGGTCGATGGCCATAGGGAACAGGAAGCACGAGCGAAAGCTCAAGGGCCACGGCGGAAAGCGCGCTGGGGAAAAAACGGTCAAAAAGCAGGGCAAGCGCCAGAAAGTCGTGCTTGAGTGCGTTGTTTGCAAAAAGAAGGTTGAAAGAACAATAGGCACAAGGACAAAAAAGAAGCTTGAGACAAGTAGCTCCTGAACAAAATTTAGTGGGGACAGCAAGCTTGAAAAAA harbors:
- a CDS encoding 50S ribosomal protein L44e, producing the protein MEFPKEVNTYCPHCKKHTAHKARLAAKGRARSMAIGNRKHERKLKGHGGKRAGEKTVKKQGKRQKVVLECVVCKKKVERTIGTRTKKKLETSSS